ATATTGTTGAAAAGAATCAGTTGAGGCTTGATCCGCTCAACATCACTTTGAGAATTGTTCGTGGAGCTGCAAAAATGGAAGCCTTGCCTTTACCTGTGGCTGCTCGTGAAGCGATACAGTGGGCCTTTGCAGAGACTCCTAATGAGCTGAATCAGTTTCAGGGATTACGAAATTTTATGAAGCTTTTAGAAGACCCAGCCGTGACTCAGCAAATTCAAGAGCTGCATAAGTTGGGCTTGCTAGAGCGTCTGTTGCCTCAGGCCTATGAACCTCTTTTGAAAATGAGTGAATCAGAGATCGCAGCTGCCCGTCGTAATTCGTATTCAAAAAATTTAGGATTTAATGTTTTGGCGACAGCTCTCAATGACACTCCTCCGCGTCAGCTTAAGGGTCTATTAAGTGACATGTATTTGATAGAGCCTAAGGGAACTTTAAATTTGATCGCTCAACTTAATGATTGGTTTGTGTCTGAGCCTCTGCGGATCGGATATTTTACAGGTGAATTTGCGCCCTTTCATCGGGGTCATCGAAGTGTTGTTGAGGCCGCTCTTAAAAGTGATAAGTTGGATTTTGTGTTTGTCATTCCTACGCCACATGCCTCGAACAATCCGAAAACTCAAGTCTTCTCGGCACTGGAGTGGGAAGAGAGGTTGCGGTTTGTGGAATTGGGTTTAGAGGGTTTAAAGCAAGCCGCTGTTTTTCCTACAAAACGTGTTTTAGATACGGAGCGAAGTCATACCTTAAGCTCTGTTTTAAATTCTTTACAGCAATATTTAAAATCTCGTGATCCACTGACACATGTATTGGGTATGGACTCTTTGTACAGAGTGATTGACCGAGGGCTTTTAGATTCTGACCCTAGGCCTCGCCTTGTGGTAGCGCGAGCAGGTGTGCCACGTCCTCATCTGCCCTTTGATAGATACGATATAAGTTTTGTTTCTGGTTTGGGTCATCCTGTTTCGGCGACGCAGATTTTACATAGTATGGCGATGGGACTTACGGTGAAAGACGCAGCTCCTAGTGTTGTCGCTCAAATTAAAAGCACCAAGAGGTATCAAGAAATTATAGAGAGTTATAAATCTTGGCGTGTAAAGTATGAAGAACTACTTATGCCTGCCAAGTCACGTGCTAAAAAAACTTTGTTTGTCCATAATAGCATCAACTATGCGGGCAGTTATCAAGAAGGCCTAGAGAAACCGCCTCAATATCTGTTTGAGGCTACTGTGCGAACTTTGCAGACCTATAAGAATATTTCTGAAGTGGTGATTGTCATGTATGACCTACGGAGTTTGCGTGAAGAGTGGTTTTCTTTCAAAGCAGATTTAGATAAACTCTTTCCTAAGGTAGAGACTAAATTTGTGCGAGATGAGGCCAAGCATTATACCCCAGTAAATAAAAGAATAGAGGTTTTTCATGCAGGCGTGGCAAATGGGCTGATCTCTCACTTTCCCGATCACATGTATGGCAAATTAAGTAGTGGTGCTAGGTACGTGCTTTATGAATCTGGTAAAATCTATGCAAGCCCACTGTTACAAGGGTTAGTGCAAGTAGACGTTTATACTGAGGATATGCTGAAACCAAAAAACTCTACAGAATCACATCCCTTAGACATCGTTCCACAAGCCGCGACCTCTCGTGGTAAAAGGTGTGTGGCGTTTTTACGCTGATTTTTTGTCTTTAATAGGTTTACTTTCCTTTTCTGGAAAAAGCTGTACTACATTACTAAGATCGGAAGTCGATTTTTGTTCATCGTGAATTTTTTTGATCAGACGATCATTTTCTTTTAAAAAATAAAGTTCTTCATACTCTGATTTATGGAAAAAAGATTTGTTCTTCATACGTCCCGCACTCCTTTTAACTCTATAATTGTAAACCTGCGTGTTAGAAAACAAAATGAAAACCCCATGAAGAGATAAAAATGAGACACAGTGCATGTCATTGTGAAACAGACAAGATGACAGCCCAAGGCGCAAGATGTTTTGTTGTTGGCTTCTTTGTGTTAAAACTTGAAGTTGCACTCAATGCAAGGGCTATATAAAGGGAGACCAAATATGAGTTTGAACAAGGCCAGTTATATTTTAGTTTCTCTAATGACAATGTGGGGTTTGTCAGTTCATGGCAAGGAGTCGGTTAAACCAAAAGAACAAATAAATTATAAAGTCACTCCTGTAACACAAGTCAAAGGCATACCTTGGGGAATAGAGTTTAAAAATGAAAATGAACTGTTCATCAGTATGAAAGACGGGCAGCTATTTTTATACAATATCAAAAGTAAGGTTTTGCAAGATATTAAAGGCGTTCCTAAGTCTAAAGTTCATGGACAGGGTGGACTTTTAGATATCATGTTGCATCCTGAATTTGATAAGAACTCAAGAATATATTTTTCTTATACAAAAGAGATAGAAGGAAACTTTACTACAGCTCTGGCCTTTGGAACTTTAGAAAACAATGAAGTGAAAAATCTTAAAGAATTTTTTGTGGCTAACAACGCCAGCAAACATTCGATTCACTTTGGTTCAAGGATAGTGCACGACGGCAGTAAGTACATTTATTTTAGTGTAGGGGATAGAGGCGAGAGGGATCGTGCTCAGAGTCTTGCGGCAGACCAAGGCAAGATTCATCGTATGACCCTTGAGGGGCAAACGCCTGAAGACAATCCCTTTGTTAAAAATAAACAAGCCAGAAAGACCATTTGGAGTTTTGGGCACAGAAATCCACAGGGTTTGGTCTATGATCTTAAAAATAAAATTCTTTATGAACACGAACATGGTCCTCGCGGTGGAGATGAAGTCAATATCATTGAAAAGGGTAAGAACTACGGATGGCCTGTGGTGACTTTTGGTCGAGAGTACTATGGACCAAAAATCAGTAAACATACTTCATTAAAAGGCTACGTAGACCCTATTTACCAGTACACACCAAGTATTGCTCCCTCTGGGCTTGAGCTTTATACAGGTACAAAATTTCCAGAATGGACAGGGAAACTGATTTTGGGTGCGTTGGCTTACACCCATCTCAATGTGCTCGACATTAAAGATCGTGCAAATATCAAAGAACAGCGGATATTTCAAGACCGCAAAGAACGTATCCGCGACATCAAGCAGTCTCCAAGTGGCGACCTCTACTACTCCACAGACAACGGCCAGATATATAAACTTGCGAGGTAATAGGGTAGCTTATGA
This region of Pseudobdellovibrionaceae bacterium genomic DNA includes:
- a CDS encoding PQQ-dependent sugar dehydrogenase; the protein is MSLNKASYILVSLMTMWGLSVHGKESVKPKEQINYKVTPVTQVKGIPWGIEFKNENELFISMKDGQLFLYNIKSKVLQDIKGVPKSKVHGQGGLLDIMLHPEFDKNSRIYFSYTKEIEGNFTTALAFGTLENNEVKNLKEFFVANNASKHSIHFGSRIVHDGSKYIYFSVGDRGERDRAQSLAADQGKIHRMTLEGQTPEDNPFVKNKQARKTIWSFGHRNPQGLVYDLKNKILYEHEHGPRGGDEVNIIEKGKNYGWPVVTFGREYYGPKISKHTSLKGYVDPIYQYTPSIAPSGLELYTGTKFPEWTGKLILGALAYTHLNVLDIKDRANIKEQRIFQDRKERIRDIKQSPSGDLYYSTDNGQIYKLAR
- a CDS encoding adenylyltransferase/cytidyltransferase family protein, with product MMTCFQVSAMDTKGLEAWSQELIEQLYSKHKAKEVYIGGGSSRAFLDHILKGKPLVFRDLDLVINMDREVTRQMALEMGRSLQSETVGEFLEHELRPRPRTNPQNPKDFGYNAGYGFFFLPAVAHHPTLDLTLMHSYEDVKLNGILDVDRVRIYIPQGMRITEVARKIVKLGYEGAFREGLIDDPFRGYLSWEASRIHIVEKNQLRLDPLNITLRIVRGAAKMEALPLPVAAREAIQWAFAETPNELNQFQGLRNFMKLLEDPAVTQQIQELHKLGLLERLLPQAYEPLLKMSESEIAAARRNSYSKNLGFNVLATALNDTPPRQLKGLLSDMYLIEPKGTLNLIAQLNDWFVSEPLRIGYFTGEFAPFHRGHRSVVEAALKSDKLDFVFVIPTPHASNNPKTQVFSALEWEERLRFVELGLEGLKQAAVFPTKRVLDTERSHTLSSVLNSLQQYLKSRDPLTHVLGMDSLYRVIDRGLLDSDPRPRLVVARAGVPRPHLPFDRYDISFVSGLGHPVSATQILHSMAMGLTVKDAAPSVVAQIKSTKRYQEIIESYKSWRVKYEELLMPAKSRAKKTLFVHNSINYAGSYQEGLEKPPQYLFEATVRTLQTYKNISEVVIVMYDLRSLREEWFSFKADLDKLFPKVETKFVRDEAKHYTPVNKRIEVFHAGVANGLISHFPDHMYGKLSSGARYVLYESGKIYASPLLQGLVQVDVYTEDMLKPKNSTESHPLDIVPQAATSRGKRCVAFLR